Proteins co-encoded in one Nothobranchius furzeri strain GRZ-AD chromosome 4, NfurGRZ-RIMD1, whole genome shotgun sequence genomic window:
- the sorbs2a gene encoding sorbin and SH3 domain-containing protein 2 isoform X16 has translation MNTGTESHSSDIDSWRSRSANDGFKNGDATSSSLAAKGFRSVRPNLQDKRSPTQDASPLPLPPPRRESFHLLSPGTSPPDYSIDLANDMSPGALTLTKNDSAVLKESYTLSSMSSYSYKQTSANAVQQLDPSTAPSDIRNFGTSATANKEKRKVSSLKLTPVTVSDPPAHFNSHSITETTDSPLPQKGLVPSPPSSQSTSLFVHLGKENPKNPASLISNLKMEVKVPDLKQTSTPASPEVEMTKAPPAIPPRPSPAELLGQVISHAMNGSAGNPQRPLSPPSYPSPPALLHTGLLRQSRSSEGSESFTRESVISGHTNIRSTVPIARFSEEEKKVSVIKAPHYEGIGPVDESGIPIAIRTTVDRPKDWYKTMFKQIHKVHKADDDYSDTYSATYAFINSADDHSLSSSITVAHPPPRTHTYRPLSKSPSDNGGQLGTREPSPSPVPPPPPPMASLLQLRARDSDREKDSPDTNEWGPPDRKVDTRKYRAEPKSIFEYEPGKSSILEHERPTYDDVDLENEPWYKFFSELEFGRPPPKKRLDYNPDISTRQRIEASLHVAPADKALERPASAASDYRKRRKSEPSSSQVNAQFQSRAATSPKPVEAYRSSSSLKKPVIRSSPSSPSRAKGGDACNIYLNNMSTPGSYESTSLPPIPFDSDRIHEDANEEGSSSSKQSVFCSNSWPTKSQDAEAWSSAEEVSPSSGKIKSRSCDDLLNDGHSGTGGQNATRSESVGSLMCDGNPSTVSPSTQSLPRPHRRRAHDSPGFLQLYRRMHQIDRAHLIPSDVIRSVRARILELERQPHLHHHRLSPWTPSWGVDVPRDMVPNRISEYERLIQKSKSMPNLGDGEVPSGTTTPGGSSSRASSAGGGTPSFPKRRFSIESLLEEDNGNTRTVPKNMDHIPRSPPEGQPRVGPETARGQSFPAPPVPQCPQANPDYSDSEQDAIASDLSDFIQVEGSSFCSESDFDHCSLTSSESLYGSSTLHHHHLRHHHHHHHHPSHQSLGQNQGYQHRHLISSCKGRCPASYTRFTTMLRHERERARQESKRHSEQNHDSHSQKQASQSQQAMSKLAFLVSPVPFRRKKGSPPTSRKSSGGGGRGSRPKSKQAIYEALDAALRDIYEHIQAERGHRSSRPPDDSILRRILAELLPSVPERSSSLRGRRGCWHEGNSSTSTYPDGSPTGFATYRGEPSTPTFQSPQLQSPVSACYGRLLEASNNNEYGDEQGNGNGLCYSDQDVTRSYSTLDGRHTPQSRRPTPDREVSHKQMTQLILFSLLHQKQPARAIYDFKAQTAKELTFKKGDAVNIIRQIDNNWYEGEHRGQVGIFPIAYVEKIPVSEKQQPIRPPPPAHVREIGEAVARFNFNADTNVELSLRKGERVIVLRQVDQNWFEGKIPGTNKQGIFPVSYVDIVKRSPSKSSAHHIDPHGYHENRTPSSTPVKTLYHLPPSFTTRDHAFLQPSPRRLDLQAITNEWLSLTLDPPTSTPTRSLTTTPVPPTPPPLPADLTSFLRAQEQTAVSPTPSHKGLTVSCRAPSRTPPFTERGGLRHTTPVLHLSRTTPPPPPPSPPLPPHNSHSSFTSLMPGASLQHNSGRCLLISEGVHKLEILPQTVPIKSSTQYQELHKSSSPENKSSRVPDIELHVDDPYDNLLSMTVDDSSSAVGGDISKLPSADSPCAELISESQNRWLQKTDQQSHQPEKKHSPDSVHIQQFFRPVTRKPLPAVLGEESISVKKQAADAQRPPSVEGKALTELFIEEEDEDMKDKQESVRVFNERVSPEVKVASLTPLPHSALLKHSTPQPVTSVLPPPSPSASPRSHHNHTTIPVCPPISPRPPSLPQFSTSPLPPMSPCSSRSATSCPVSESPFLSPAPSPLKASSPPLSSPRSPTSAPTVSHPGRRSPKVKQDPVVGGKPPRSPILSRRSYLSPVRGRRRLVQDALHGGGDPYQALYNYVPRNEDELELREGDVVDVMEKCDDGWFVGTSRRSKMFGTFPGNYVKQI, from the exons GGACCGAGTCTCACTCGTCAGACATTG ATTCTTGGCGATCTCGCAGTGCAAATGATGGTTTTAAGAATGGAGACGCCACCAGCTCCTCGCTCGCCGCAAAAGGCTTCCGAAGCGTTAGACCCAACCTACAAGACAAAAGGTCACCCACACAG GATGCCAGTCCCTTGCCCCTGCCACCCCCCAGGAGAGAGAGCTTTCACTTGTTGTCCCCTGGCACCAGTCCACCAGACTACAGCATTGATCTAGCTAACGACATGAGTCCCGGAGCCTTAACGTTGACTAAGAATGACAGTGCAGTTCTGAAAGAGTCCTACACCCTTAGCAGCATGTCCTCTTACTCCTACAAACAGACAAGTGCAAATGCAGTCCAACAGCTTGATCCATCCACAGCTCCAAGTGATATTAGAAACTTCGGCACATCTGCCACTGCTAATAAAGAGAAACGTAAAGTTTCTTCCCTTAAACTAACCCCTGTCACTGTCTCGGACCCCCCGGCTCACTTTAACTCTCATTCTATAACTGAGACTACAGATTCCCCTCTCCCACAAAAAGGTCTGGTCCCTTCCCCACCTTCATCACAGAGTACTTCACTTTTTGTTCACTTGGGCAAAGAGAATCCAAAAAATCCTGCTTCGCTGATTTCAAATCTAAAAATGGAAGTCAAGGTCCCAGATCTGAAACAGACCTCAACTCCAGCTTCCCCCGAGGTGGAGATGACGAAAGCTCCTCCAGCAATTCCCCCAAGACCTTCGCCTGCAGAACTGTTG GGTCAGGTCATCTCTCATGCTATGAATGGAAGTGCTGGTAATCCACAGCGGCCCTTGTCTCCCCCATCATATCCGTCTCCCCCGGCCTTGCTTCACACTGGGCTACTGAGGCAGAGCAGAAGCTCCG AGGGCAGTGAGTCCTTCACCAGAGAGTCGGTCATTTCAGGCCACACCAACATCAGGAGCACTGTGCCCATCGCTCGCTtctcagaagaagaaaagaaggtgTCTGTCATTAAAGCGCCACATTATGAAGGCATCGGTCCTGTGGATGAATCTGGAATTCCTATTGCCATTCGCACG ACGGTGGACCGGCCGAAGGATTGGTACAAAACGATGTTCAAACAGATTCACAAAGTTCACAAAGCAG ATGATGACTATTCTGACACATATAGTGCAACATATGCTTTCATAAACAGTG CAGACGACCACAGCCTGTCATCCagcattaccgtggcccacccgccCCCTCGGACACACACGTACAGGCCTCTATCCAAAAGCCCCTCGGACAACGGAGGGCAGCTGGGAACTCGCGAGCCTTCGCCATCCCCAGTGCCCCCACCACCTCCTCCCATGGCTTCCCTCCTCCAGCTCAGAGCCAGAGACAGTGATCGTGAAAAAGATTCACCAGACAC AAATGAATGGGGTCCTCCAGACAGGAAAGTGGACACGCGGAAGTATCGCGCAGAACCCAAAAGTATTTTTGAGTACGAGCCTGGCAAGTCCTCCATTTTGGAGCATGAAAGACCA ACCTATGATGATGTAGATTTAGAGAACGAGCCTTGGTATAAGTTCTTTTCCGAATTGGAGTTTGGGCGGCCG CCTCCTAAAAAACGACTGGATTATAATCCAGACATCTCCACTCGCCAGCGCATTGAG GCATCCCTCCACGTTGCTCCTGCTGACAAGGCTTTAGAGAGACCTGCAAG TGCTGCCAGTGACTACAGGAAAAGAAGGAAGTCTGAGCCGTCAAGTTCCCAAGTGAATGCTCAGTTTCAGAGCAGAGCTGCAACATCCCCTAAACCAGTGGAAGCCTACAGATCGAGCAGCAGCCTAAAGAAACCTGTCATTCGTTCCTCACCATCCTCACCCTCCAGAGCCAAAG GTGGGGACGCATGCAACATTTATTTAAACAATATGTCCACCCCAGGGTCTTACGAGAGTACATCTCTCCCTCCCATCCCTTTTGACTCTGATCGTATCCACGAAGATGCCAATGAGGAAGGCAGCTCTTCCTCGAAGCAATCTGTCTTTTGTTCAAACAGTTGGCCAACAAAAAGCCAGGATGCTGAGGCATGGAGCAGTGCAGAAGAGGTGTCTCCCTCTTCTGGCAAAATCAAGTCACGCAGTTGTGATGACTTACTCAATGATGGGCATTCTGGTACAGGCGGTCAAAACGCCACACGCTCGGAAAGTGTTGGGTCGCTGATGTGTGACGGAAATCCCTCGACAGTTTCGCCGTCCACTCAGTCACTGCCCCGTCCCCATCGGCGACGTGCGCATGATTCTCCAGGTTTTCTCCAGCTTTATCGAAGGATGCACCAGATTGATCGAGCTCATCTGATTCCATCTGACGTCATCCGTTCTGTTCGCGCTCGCATTCTGGAACTAGAGCGTCAGCCTCATCTGCATCACCATCGTCTTTCTCCTTGGACCCCTTCTTGGGGTGTGGACGTGCCAAGGGATATGGTGCCAAATCGCATTTCTGAATATGAGCGTCTTATTCAGAAGTCCAAATCTATGCCTAATCTGGGTGATGGAGAGGTGCCTTCAGGCACCACTACACCAGGTGGCTCATCATCTCGTGCCAGTAGTGCTGGTGGTGGCACACCTAGTTTTCCAAAACGTCGTTTTTCAATAGAATCTTTGCTAGAGGAGGACAATGGCAACACTAGGACTGTACCTAAAAACATGGATCACATACCTCGTAGCCCACCAGAAGGCCAGCCTCGTGTTGGGCCAGAAACTGCACGTGGCCAGTCATTTcctgctcctcctgttcctcaaTGCCCGCAAGCTAATCCGGATTATTCAGACAGTGAACAGGATGCAATCGCATCTGACCTCAGTGATTTCATTCAGGTGGAGGGTTCTTCATTTTGTAGTGAAAGTGATTTTGACCATTGTTCTCTAACGTCATCTGAAAGCCTGTATGGATCTTCCACCCTCCACCATCACCATCttcgtcatcaccaccaccatcatcaccatcctagTCACCAGAGTCTAGGACAGAACCAAGGTTACCAACACCGCCACCTCATCAGCTCCTGCAAAGGTCGCTGCCCGGCCTCGTACACCCGCTTCACTACTATGCTTCGCCATGAGAGGGAACGAGCACGACAAGAAAGCAAGAGACATTCAGAGCAGAACCACGACAGCCATTCTCAAAAGCAGGCCTCGCAATCCCAGCAAGCAATGTCCAAGCTGGCCTTTCTGGTCAGCCCAGTGCCTTTCCGCAGAAAAAAGGGCTCACCACCTACCTCAAGAAAAAGCAGTGGTGGCGGAGGTCGAGGTAGCAGGCCTAAGTCAAAACAGGCCATTTATGAAGCACTAGATGCAGCCTTGAGAGACATTTATGAGCACATTCAAGCAGAGAGAGGCCACAGAAGCTCAAGGCCACCCGACGATAGCATTCTGAGGAGAATCCTGGCTGAACTTCTGCCAAGCGTGCCTGAAAGAAGCTCCTCTTTGCGAGGAAGGAGGGGTTGCTGGCATGAGGGTAATTCCTCTACGTCTACGTACCCTGATGGAAGCCCTACAGGTTTTGCGACATACAGAGGAGAACCATCCACACCAACCTTCCAGTCCCCACAATTACAGTCACCAGTCAGTGCCTGTTACGGACGACTTTTGGAGGCCTCAAACAATAATGAGTATGGAGACGAGCAGGGTAATGGAAACGGTCTCTGTTATTCAG ACCAGGATGTCACGAGGAGTTATTCCACACTAGATGGACGACACACACCTCAGAGCAGAAGGCCGACTCCTGACAGAGAG GTCTCCCATAAACAGATGACACAACTCATTCTGTTCTCTCTCCTCCATCAGAAACAGCCTGCAAGAGCAATTTATGATTTTAAGGCACAAACAGCTAA GGAGTTGACTTTTAAAAAGGGTGATGCAGTCAACATCATCAGGCAAATCGATAACAACTGGTATGAAGGAGAGCACAGAGGACAGGTGGGGATTTTCCCCATAGCATATGTGGAG AAGATCCCAGTGTCAGAGAAGCAGCAGCCAATTCgacctcctcctccagctcatGTTCGAGAGATTGGAGAGGCTGTGGCACGCTTTAATTTCAATGCTGACACGAATGTGGAGTTATCACTAAGAAAG GGGGAGAGAGTGATTGTGCTGAGGCAGGTGGATCAGAACTGGTTCGAGGGGAAGAtccccggcacaaacaaacagggCATCTTCCCTGTGTCCTACGTCGACATTGTCAAGCGCTCACCGTCCAAGAGCTCTGCCCACCACATAGATCCTCATGGTTACCATGAAAACAGGACACCGAGCTCCACTCCTGTCAAG ACGCTCTACCACCTGCCCCCATCGTTCACCACTCGTGACCACGCTTTCCTTCAACCCTCTCCAAGAAGGCTTGACCTCCAAGCCATCACCAATGAGTGGCTGTCCCTCACACTGGACCCACCAACCTCCACTCCCACTCGATCTCTCACAACCACCCCCGTGCCTCCCACACCTCCCCCTCTCCCCGCTGACCTCACCTCTTTTCTCAGAGCTCAAGAGCAGACAGCAGTCTCACCCACCCCATCACACAAAGGCTTAACTGTTTCATGTCGGGCACCTTCCAGAACACCACCTTTTACAGAGAGAGGAGGTTTACGTCACACCACTCCTGTCCTTCATTTATCCCGAACGACTCCACCCCCGccgcctccttctcctcctcttcccccACACAACTCTCATTCATCGTTCACCTCTTTAATGCCCGGTGCTTCACTTCAACATAACAGTGGCAGGTGTTTACTTATCTCCGAAGGTGTTCATAAGCTGGAAATATTGCCTCAGACAGTTCCCATAAAGTCATCCACACAATATCAAGAGCTGCACAAATCATCTTCCCCTGAAAACAAAAGCAGCAGAGTGCCTGACATCGAGCTGCATGTAGACGACCCTTATGACAACCTGCTGTCTATGACTGTGGATGATTCCAGCTCTGCAGTTGGTGGTGACATTTCAAAATTGCCATCAGCTGACTCCCCATGTGCCGAACTGATTAGTGAATCTCAGAACAGATGGTTACAGAAAACAGACCAACAATCCCATCAGCCAGAGAAGAAACACTCACCTGACAGCGTTCACATACAGCAGTTCTTCAGGCCCGTCACTAGGAAGCCGCTACCTGCTGTGCTGGGTGAGGAGTCGATATCTGTGAAAAAACAAGCAGCTGATGCTCAGAGGCCACCGTCAGTAGAAGGAAAGGCACTCACGGAGTTATTCATTGAGGAAGAGGATGAAGACATGAAGGACAAACAGGAGAGTGTTAGAGTTTTCAATGAGAGAGTCAGTCCAGAG GTCAAAGTTGCCTCTCTGACTCCGTTACCTCACTCTGCTCTTCTCAAACACTCCACGCCACAACCAGTGACTTCCGTACTCCCTCCCCCTTCTCCGTCCGCTTCACCCCGATCACATCATAACCACACCACCATCCCTG